In a single window of the Micromonospora sp. WMMD1155 genome:
- a CDS encoding DUF1707 domain-containing protein, translating to MDVELRASDDDRNRVVAELHRHTAAGRLTLDEFSDRAGAVWTARTLGDLAALTRDLPALADPAVGSDAVGHGRRELLMLFAAAAVTLLLLGGFLAITR from the coding sequence GTGGATGTCGAGTTGCGCGCCTCCGACGACGACCGTAACCGGGTGGTCGCCGAGTTGCACCGGCACACCGCGGCGGGTCGGCTGACCCTCGACGAGTTCTCCGACCGGGCCGGTGCGGTGTGGACAGCACGTACCCTCGGCGACCTGGCCGCGCTGACCCGCGACCTGCCGGCCCTGGCCGACCCGGCCGTCGGCAGCGACGCGGTGGGGCACGGGCGTCGGGAGTTGCTGATGCTCTTCGCCGCAGCCGCGGTCACCCTGCTGCTGCTCGGCGGCTTCCTCGCCATCACTCGCTGA
- a CDS encoding DUF4142 domain-containing protein, whose translation MAPLRSARRRLGNRTHRAAMLLVAIIAGVGVLPGVAVAAPAGGQQLNAADMTLLNGVRLAGLWEMPAGQMAAEKGQSAKVREIGAGIASEHQRLDELVVEAANKLGATIPSEPTAEQKGWLAEMQKASGARFDQIFVTRLRVAHGKIFPVIGAVRASTRDATVRKLCEDANGFVQHHMQMLESTGLVRWPELPPAALPAPGEDGLLAAASANSGPQVGVSSTVVWLVFLAALGTGGIATYRMLRRS comes from the coding sequence ATGGCACCGCTCAGATCCGCCCGTCGCCGACTGGGCAACCGGACCCACCGGGCAGCGATGCTGCTCGTCGCGATCATCGCGGGGGTCGGTGTCCTGCCCGGCGTGGCAGTCGCCGCCCCCGCCGGCGGCCAGCAGCTCAACGCCGCCGACATGACACTGCTCAACGGGGTACGGCTGGCCGGGCTGTGGGAGATGCCGGCCGGCCAGATGGCAGCCGAGAAGGGGCAGTCCGCCAAGGTTCGGGAGATCGGCGCGGGCATCGCCAGTGAGCACCAGAGGCTCGACGAACTCGTCGTCGAGGCGGCCAACAAACTGGGTGCGACGATCCCGAGTGAGCCGACCGCCGAGCAGAAGGGCTGGCTGGCGGAGATGCAGAAGGCCTCCGGCGCCCGGTTCGACCAGATCTTCGTCACCCGGCTCCGGGTCGCCCACGGCAAGATCTTCCCGGTGATCGGCGCGGTACGGGCCAGCACCCGGGACGCCACCGTCCGCAAGCTCTGCGAGGACGCCAACGGCTTCGTCCAGCACCACATGCAGATGTTGGAGAGTACCGGCCTGGTCCGCTGGCCGGAGCTGCCGCCGGCCGCGCTGCCCGCCCCCGGTGAGGACGGGCTGCTGGCCGCCGCCTCCGCCAACTCCGGTCCGCAGGTCGGCGTCAGCAGTACCGTCGTCTGGCTGGTCTTCCTCGCGGCGCTGGGCACCGGCGGAATCGCCACCTACCGGATGCTGCGCCGCAGCTGA